In bacterium, the genomic window CCGATTTCGTGGCGGGGCTTGACGACATCGGTTACCAGGGCTGTCTGATGCATGAAGCACGAGACACTGAGCTTGACCTGGCAGGGAACCTGAACGCGATTGGTCAGGCGGCAGGAACGTACCTAACGCTGTAGCAGGCGGTGACCAACAGGAGCGTCGGACCATGAACTACGGTCTTGCCAAGGTTGACATCACCCCGCGTCTCGGGGTCGAACTGTACGGGTTTGGTCCTTTCCTGCATCGCCACGCGAAGGCTGTGCGCACGCCGTTGTGTGCACGGGCGCTGGCAGTGTCCGATGGCACGAACACGTGCGTCCTGGTCAGTTGTGACCTCGTCGGCCTGTCGCAGGAGTTGGTGCAGGAGGCGCGCGAGCGGGTGTCGGCGGCCTCCGGGGTGCCGGCTGCGCACGTCTGCTACCACTGCACCCACACGCACTCGGGGCCGGCCACCAAGTTCGGCATCGGCCAGGGCGAGCCGGATATGGCGTATCTGGAAGTCCTGCCGGTACGGCTTGCGGAGGCGGCCCTGCGAGCGCTGGATGACCTTGGACCGGCTGAGCTGCGTCATGCTGTCGTGCCCTGCGAAGGCATTGGCTATAACCGCGAGTATGACGCGCGACCCTCGCTCGCAGAAGCCCTGCGCGAGGACTGGCGGCCGGCGATGCCCGAGCTCACCGACACCGAGGCCCACGTCCTGCGCCTGCAGGGAGAGCGGGGACTGCGAGGCTTCGCCTCGTACTTCTCGTGCCACCCCGTCGTCGGATCGGCCAGCAATCTCTACATTCACGGCGATTTCCCGGCGGTGGCAACGGGTCTGCTCGAGCGCGAGCATCCCGGCAGCATGGGGCTGTTCCTGCAGGGCTGCGAAGGCAACATCAACTCGTGTGTCGTGCATCACGGCGAGCAGGAGTCCTTGCTGGCACTGGACGTCATCGCTTCGCGCTATACCCGGCAGATTCGGGAGGGCCTGAACCGAGCAACGCCGCTGGCAGGCGATGGGGTGAACGCCGTGAGCAGGCGCTTTCCACTCACGCGCGCTCCCGTGCCAGTCGAGCGACTGCGGGAGGAGCTGGCAGCCTGGGAGGCCGTGACCAAGGCTCCGGGGGCTGCAGACGAGGCGGGGGAGATGCGAGCGGCGGCGGTGCGGACCGTAGCCTTGCGGCGAGAGTTGTCGCGCCAGGCGCGCGGAGAGGTCTTTGACGAGACGGTGGAGGTGCAGGCGCTGCGTCTGGGCGGCGTGACCGTCGTCGGCGCGCCCTTCGAGATCATGCGCCGCTATCGGGTGCGTGTTCAGGCGGAGTTCGCGACGCCTGTACTGGTGATGAGCCTGTGCAACGGCGCCTCGTGCTACGCTCCTGAACGCGAATCGTTTGACCTCCCCGGCAACTACGCGGCGCAGATCGTGCCCTACCTCGTGGGCTGCCCGCCCCTGGCGCCGTCTGTGGAGGATGAACTGGTGGCGGCCATGATCAGCGTGGTCGGGGAGGCTAACGCCACCTGCGCATAAGCGAAGGCTCCATCACCGCGGCGGCGAGGAAGACGACCGGACGTGCCCAGAGGTCTGAGACGGCGATCCAGCGGCCTGAGGCCAGCCGCGCATGTGTGGAGAAGAAGGTGGATGCTGTGTCGCCGTCTCTGTCTGTGTGCCTGTTCCTGATGGGTTCTGTTTTGGCCGCAGCCCTCGCGCAACCGGCGCCTCAGGAGCCGAACCTCATTGTGGGCCCGGCGCGGGGACCGTGGCGACGGCTGTTTCTCGATGCGTTCGTGGTCGAGCGGCAGGCATTGCGTGGTCACCGGACGGGCTTGTCTGGAGCAAGCCTGTCGGGGGACCGGTCTTCGTGGCCGATGACAACGACCCTGACGCGACGCAGACCTACGGCATCTCTGCCTTCCCTTATCAGGGCCTCTATCTCGCCCTGCCGTGGATCCACCATGCGCGCTGGTTCAAGTACGGCAGCTACACTGATGCGCGAATGTACCAGGTGGAGCGCGACGGCCCTTGGATGATGGACGCCCAATTGGCCTGGAGTTGGGACCTGGTGAACTGGACGCGGCCGCCCGCGCGGGCACCGTTCCTGCCCCTGGGCGCAGAAGGTGAGTCTGACGCCGGCATGGCCATTCCCGCCAAGGAGCCAGTCCAGTTCGGCGGCCGGCTGCTGTTCTTCTACGGTGGCTTCCCCGGACCGCACAACCAGGCAGCAGGCTTCCCCAAGGCTGCCACAGGCCTGGCGACACTGCGCCTGGACGGCTTCTGCAGCCTGCAGGCCTTGGCCCAGGAGGGATGGCTGATCTCGCGGCGCGAGGTAATGACGAAGCCGCGAGTGACGACAAACGCCGCAGTGAAGCCTGGCGGCTACGTCGTGGCGGAGCTGCTGGACTCGGAGAACCAGGTCATCGCTGGCTTCTCTCGCAACGACTGTGTGCCTTTCAAAGGGGACTCCGTCCGACATGTGCTGACATGGCAGACGGCCCAGTTGCCTTCGGGGCAAGCCGAGGGCGACAAGCAAGTGCGCTTCTTCCTCAAGAACGCGGACCTGTGTTCATACCTGCCGGAGTAGGCGCCAGTGGCAGTGGCGGGAGTGTGGCCGCCGGCCCTCATCCGGCTGCGTGGGCAGCTCCATCAGGAGCATCACAAGCAGGTGAAACGATGGCAGCAGGCAACCGGACCGTACTTGTAGTGCTTGACAGCCGCAAGTCCGCCGAGCGGCGCAGCGCCGATCAGACTGTATTCGCTGCTCTAGATCACTTTGGGGTGGCGTGGGAAGTCCTCGACGGAGGGGACACCATGGGCACGATCCCGGCTTACATCGCACCCCGCGCGCTCTACGTCCTCGCCCATGATGGCGCTGGGGAGTCGCTCAAGCCGGAGGCGGCCCAGCAGATTGCCGACGCCATCAACCGCGGTGCTGGCCTGGTGAGCCTCGACCGGCAGGCCCAGCAGTGGCCGGGGGCACTGCGCGCCCTCCTGCCGGCAGACCTTGGCGAGACGCGCACGGGCGTGCTCCGCTTCGCCTCGGAGGCCTCGTTCATCACCTTCGGCCACGAGGCGGGGGAGGAGATCGAGTTGGGGGAGGAGATCGCGGTTCTCTCGCTGCCCGCAGCCGAGGGTTGGGAAGCGCTGCTGACCGACGCGCAGGGTCAGACCGTGGTGGCCTCGCGGCCCGCTGGACAGGGCCGTGTCGTCATCTTCGGTACCGGTGAGAAGCTCTATGCGGAGGGCGTCTTCGGCCATGTCCGCGGCATTGACGGCCTGATGTGGCGTTCGCTGGTCTGGGCCGCCGCCAAGCCCTTCCCGATGCGCTGTCTGCCGCCCTACATCACCGCGCGCCACGATGACTGCAATGGCACCTATAGCGCCTTCGATTACGTGCGGGTGCTGAATCGCTACGGCATCGCCCCGAATCTGGGCCTGTACATAGACGAGATGGGCCCCACCGACTGGGCGGCGGTGAAGCGCCTGTATGACGCCGGCGGAGCCGACATCTCGATGCACGCCTTCCGTGACGACTTCTATATGGCGCGCCCAGACTACAAACCCTTTGCGGTCCTGCCCGACAAGCCTGATCTGTCATGCGGCGGCACCCGGACCCTCTACGAGGGCCTGTCCATGGACCACGACACTGGCCTGGCCCTGCCCATGGAGACCATCTACCGCAACTACCGGCGGATGGATGAGGCCTTCGCAAAGGCCGGCATTCGCCACAGCCGGGTGCTCAACGCGCACTTCGGCGAGGTTGCCTGGCCCGCCGTGCCCCTCTTCCTCGATCGCGGCGTGGACATGCCGTGCAACACGTGCGCGATGGGCCAGCTCTTCGGCAACCAGCCGGTATGGCGACCGCGCCCCTACGGCATTCGAAGCGAAGCCGGGCGCTATGGCATGACCAGGGATCGCTGCCCGCAACATCCGGGACTGACCATGATCTGGGCGGGCGCCGCGCCAGTTGGCAAGGAGCGGAGGACCGGTGACATCCTGCTGGGGCGGACACCGTTCATCGGCGAGTCCGATGTTCCGAGACTGGCCGAGGCCGCGCAGGCGGGCATAGCCAACCTCAAGGTTGGCGTGGATGCCATGGGCTACGGGCTGCTCTTCACCCACGAGGAGCGCATCAACGCCATCAGTCTGCAGGACTGGGAGACTGTGGTGAACTCGATCATCCGTGGCCTGGACGGCTGGGACGTGGAATACGCCGGACGCGAGTACGTGGGTATCATCTGCAAGCGGCTCCTCGACTCCCGCCTGGTCCGCGCCGAGTTGACCGAGGAGGGACTGCGCTGTGAGCTGTGCGGGCAGACGGACGGCCCCTCCCCGCTCACGATCTGGGAGAATGACGGTGATACCTGCACCCGGCGGGTGGTCGAGGTAGACACGATAGATGGGTACGCGGCCGTCGTGCTCTGACGGCCCGTTGTGAAGCCCACGAGCGGGCCCATCCCAACAGAACCGAGGCAGACGGCACATGAGCACCAAGATCCGGATCGGCTGGTCACAGCAGGACATCACGCCGCGCGTGCCGGTGGCCCTGTGGGGGCAGTTCAACCTGCGCCTGGCCACGCGGGTCCAGGATCCGCTGACCCTGACGGCCCTGGCGGTGGACAATGGCGACGACCATGCCGTGATCGTCTCGATGGACATCTGCGCGGTCCGGCCCGAGGTGCTGAGCGCCGCCCGGGCGACGCTGGCGGAACGGCTCCCGGACTTCGACCCGGCCAGACTCATCGTCAGCGCCACCCACACGCACACGGCGCCCTGCGTGTCGGGTAGCGGCTGGCACACTGACGCGGAGTATCTCGCCCCGCGCGCGAGAAGTACCCCGACTTCATGTCCATCGCCGAGTACACAGAACTGCTCACGGGGGCGCTGGTGACGGCGGTCAGCGGGGCCTGGCAGTCACGGACGGAGGGGCATGTCGGGTGGGGCTACGGGCACGCTGTCGTGGGCGAGAACCGGCGCGTGCGCTACTTCGATGACAGCGCGAAGATGTACGGCAGCACCAGCGTGCCGGAGTTCTCGCATATCGAGGGGCACGTGGACCATGGCGTGAACATGCTGTTCACGTACGACGCGGCGCGGCAACTGACGGGCGTGCTGATGAACGTGCCCTGCCCGTCGCAGGCCAGCGAGAGCGGGCAGGATTTCGTCTCGGCCGACTTCTGGCATGACGTCCGCGAGGAGCTCCGGCGGCGCCACGGGAGCGGCCTGTTCGTGTTGCCCCAGTGCTCCGCGGCCGGCGACCAGAGCCCACACCGCCAGATCGCCAAGAGCGCCGAGGACCGCATGCTGCAGCTCAAGTACGGGGGCGGCGTCGGGCGCCCGCTCAACGCCGCGCTGCGGACCGAGATCGCGCGCCGCCTCGCCGCGGCCATGGATGACGTCGAACCCGCGGTGCGCCAGGACCTGTGCGACGAGGCGGTCATCCGGCACGAGAGTCGCCTCCTCGACCTGGAGCACTGGCACGTCACCGACGCGGAGTATGACACGCTGCAGGAGCAGCTCGCACAGGCGCAGGCCCGGCTCGCGGAGCTGGGCGACAGCGACCCGCTCGGGGGCGAGTACTCGTCGCTGCGCTCGCACGTGATCTGGTGCGAGGGCGCGGCGCGGCGCTATGAGAACCCGGTGCCCACAGTGCCAGCCGAAATCAACGTGCTGCGCCTGGGTGACATCGCGTTCGCCACCGCGCCGTTCGAGTACTACCTCGACTACGGCGACCGGATCAAGGGCCGCTCGCCGGCGCTGCAGACGTTCGTGGTACAGCTCACCGTCGGGGGCTCGTATCTCGCCACGGAGCGGGCAGCGCGGGGCCTGAGCTACGGGGCTGTCCCGGCGAGCTGCAAGGTCTCCCCGACCGGCGGGCAGCAGATCGTGGATGAGACGGTCGCGATCCTCGAGGAGATGTTCGCTCAGGAGTAGCTGCCCTCTTGGACACCCCTGTCTGGACCTTGATGCAGTGTCGGAGGTCCGGGCGGGAATGGTCGCCGATTCCGACTTGGGGGAGGGGAGCAGTGGCTTCCCGGCGTCCAGCGCAACGCCGTCGTCAGGCGAGGCTTGGCTCTCCTGAGTCCGTACGTGTGGCGCAGCCGAACGCCTCTGAGGCCCCGCGGCCTGACAGGCCTCAGGCGGCGCGGAGAGTGTCGCTGGCAGCCTGATGGCGAAGTCAGAACCGGATCGCCAGCGGCGGGGCGATCTCGAAGGCCTGGACGTTATGTATCCAGGTGGCTTCCCCGTGGGGGAGCCAGCACCCGTGCATAGCGTCGGCCTCCGCGATGGTGCCGGGGTGGACCCTCGATCGCAGCCTGGGAGTGCCTGCGGTAGTGCCGATTCCGCCGTTGGTGGGGGCCGCCGGACCGGCTGGTACTGGATGCACTGGGCTACGTGTCTTGCTCCAGGGCCGACGGCGAACTGCCCTTCGAAGTCGTCAACCGCGCCTACGGGCGCACCAGCCTGATCGTGACCACCAACCTGCCCTTCGAGGAGTGGACCGAGACCATGGGCAGCGAGCGCTTGACGGGCGCTCTGCTCGACCGGCTGACGCATCGGATCCACATCCTCGAGGCCAATGGCGAGCGCTACCGCCTCCGCGAAAGCAAGCAGCGCCTCAAGAGGCACGCTCCCGAACAGCCCTAACAAGCCCAGACCAGGCAGGGGAACAGACCATCGAGGAAGTACACTAACAGTAGGACCCGGTGCCGCAGTTTCCGGCTGCCACCCACCGCACTTGTCAACGGGCGTATGCACGGGGTTCCCGGCGAACCCCTGCCAGGGCTGAGTTCACCACGGCCACAGAGGCTACGGGCTACCGAGAGGAACAGGCCCTCCGCGTGTCAGGAGTAGGTCCATACGCACGCTCGCCCTGGAGGGTACGTGGCTTGTCCGCATACCCCCGGCAGCGGCCTACGAGACCATCACCGACTTCGAGCGATTCCCGGTCCACTTCCCGGCAGTCGCCAGGTCGGTCCGGGTCGTCAGCCGAGAAGGCCGTCGGTCCGTCGTCGACGCGCAAACGAAGGCGTTCCCCGGAAGCAAGACCTACCATGTCCGGATGGAGGGCGGGTTGTGCCCGCCGGACGGGTTCCGGGCCACGAACTACCCATCACGCATGGGAGTTGACGGCAGGGCAGCGTTGGGTTACAATATCGTCCCTTCGCGTGCTAACTTCGCCTGCGCAAGGCGGAACGGGGGCGCGGACTTGGGTATCGGCTTAGTGCGCCCCTCTCTGGCCTAATGCGCCACGCAGCCACTGTTCTCCCTGTTACTGTTTACTGTCGCTGATTGCTCGGGATGCCGCCCCGCAGGAGCGGGCGTGTGCAACGCCCCTCCGTCCAGCTCTTTTGGTGCCCTGAGGACGGTCCGGGCAGAGGTGGCGCATGACAGATGAGCGGAAGACAAAGGCGGAGCTCATAGCGGAACTGAGGGCCTTGCGCCAGCAAATGGCGCAAGGCGAGGGGAACGGCGACGGGTCCGTGGGGGCCCCTGCGCATCCGGCTGCGCGTGGGGATACGGTGGCCGTGCCGGACCAGTTCCGCCCCATATTCGACGTAGCACAGCGGCACGTCGCGGAGTACTTCGCCGACAAGCAGGAGACGCCGCAGCAGGGCACCATCGAGATCGGCGGGGAGCGCTACGTGTTGGTGCGCGCAGCGTCGATGTCGGTCGAGTTCTTCGACCTCGTGATGGCGCTCTACGCTGACCGCGGCAAAGCGGCAGCGGCCAGCATCGCCGCCAGCTTCCTATTCGATGTCGCCCACGCGATCGGGAAGGCCGATGCCAAGGTCTTCCACCAGAAAATGGGCTTGGTGGACCCTATCGAGAAGCTCTCGGCGGGCCCCGTGCACTTCGCGTACTCCGGCTGGGCCTTCGTAGACATCCTCCCCGAGTCCAGCCCCTCGCCCGACAACGACTTCTACCTCATCTACGACCACCCCTTCTCCTTCGAGTCGCACTCCTGGCTGACCAAAGGTCGACAGACCACGTTCCCGGTGTGCGTGATGAACGCGGGCTACTCGTCGGGGTGG contains:
- a CDS encoding neutral/alkaline non-lysosomal ceramidase N-terminal domain-containing protein translates to MNYGLAKVDITPRLGVELYGFGPFLHRHAKAVRTPLCARALAVSDGTNTCVLVSCDLVGLSQELVQEARERVSAASGVPAAHVCYHCTHTHSGPATKFGIGQGEPDMAYLEVLPVRLAEAALRALDDLGPAELRHAVVPCEGIGYNREYDARPSLAEALREDWRPAMPELTDTEAHVLRLQGERGLRGFASYFSCHPVVGSASNLYIHGDFPAVATGLLEREHPGSMGLFLQGCEGNINSCVVHHGEQESLLALDVIASRYTRQIREGLNRATPLAGDGVNAVSRRFPLTRAPVPVERLREELAAWEAVTKAPGAADEAGEMRAAAVRTVALRRELSRQARGEVFDETVEVQALRLGGVTVVGAPFEIMRRYRVRVQAEFATPVLVMSLCNGASCYAPERESFDLPGNYAAQIVPYLVGCPPLAPSVEDELVAAMISVVGEANATCA
- a CDS encoding ATP-binding protein encodes the protein MDALGYVSCSRADGELPFEVVNRAYGRTSLIVTTNLPFEEWTETMGSERLTGALLDRLTHRIHILEANGERYRLRESKQRLKRHAPEQP